From a single Oceaniferula flava genomic region:
- a CDS encoding prepilin-type N-terminal cleavage/methylation domain-containing protein, with the protein MKLPKSKSKGFTLVELLVVIAIIAVLAALATPAIMKGLTKASIVKAKSVCSNFETAVNNFENEYNYLPYSGTVPDDDNTDPIRSDEDVVAVLAGVEDTDSSDAQNFKGIRFFELGEPKGSSEASYKDGMKIDTAANTAKIYDPWGNTYYIVFDYGLDGLIDNPLEPGETVGGKKVIVYSYGPDEQFGTNKLNRDNATNF; encoded by the coding sequence ATGAAATTACCTAAATCAAAATCCAAAGGATTTACCTTAGTCGAACTGCTGGTCGTGATCGCGATCATCGCCGTTCTCGCCGCACTGGCCACGCCTGCCATTATGAAAGGCCTGACCAAGGCCAGCATTGTGAAAGCGAAGAGCGTTTGCTCAAACTTTGAAACTGCCGTAAACAATTTCGAAAACGAATATAATTACCTGCCATACTCTGGCACGGTGCCGGACGATGATAACACGGATCCAATCAGAAGTGATGAAGATGTCGTAGCCGTCCTAGCCGGTGTTGAGGACACTGATAGCTCAGATGCTCAGAATTTCAAAGGAATTCGCTTTTTTGAGTTGGGCGAGCCTAAGGGAAGCTCCGAAGCCAGCTACAAAGATGGCATGAAAATCGACACCGCAGCCAACACCGCCAAGATTTACGATCCATGGGGTAATACCTACTACATCGTGTTCGATTACGGCTTGGACGGCCTGATCGACAATCCACTTGAGCCAGGCGAAACAGTCGGCGGTAAAAAAGTCATCGTCTACAGCTACGGCCCAGACGAGCAGTTCGGCACGAACAAGCTGAACCGCGATAACGCGACCAACTTCTAA
- the trmB gene encoding tRNA (guanosine(46)-N7)-methyltransferase TrmB has protein sequence MPTTAQCTRPPEACEYMPDDFFRRHSAADIFSDGNPDLPLEIDLGCGDGTFLLEMAKHYPERNFLGVERLLGRVRGVCRGIEELGLKNAKVLRLESSYTLEWLLEKESVSRLHLLCPDPWPKARHHKRRLVQQHFLSCLHNVLSPTGEFLFKTDHPDYYEWVCEEMETFGKFTPLPWLGDGTDDAGPDAFFYPKTDFQKLWESQGKTIHQLRFKK, from the coding sequence ATGCCCACCACCGCCCAATGCACCCGCCCACCGGAAGCCTGCGAATACATGCCGGACGACTTTTTCCGTCGCCACTCCGCCGCTGATATTTTTTCCGACGGAAATCCAGACCTGCCACTGGAAATCGACCTCGGCTGCGGCGACGGCACCTTTCTCCTGGAAATGGCAAAGCATTACCCGGAACGGAACTTTCTCGGCGTCGAGCGCTTGCTGGGGCGAGTCCGCGGCGTTTGTCGGGGAATCGAGGAACTGGGGTTAAAAAATGCCAAGGTCTTAAGACTCGAAAGTTCCTACACCCTGGAATGGTTGTTAGAAAAAGAATCGGTCAGCCGCCTGCACCTGCTCTGCCCGGATCCATGGCCGAAGGCGCGCCACCACAAGCGCCGCCTCGTCCAGCAGCATTTCCTCAGCTGCCTCCACAATGTTCTCTCCCCCACCGGTGAGTTCCTCTTCAAAACCGATCACCCGGACTACTACGAGTGGGTCTGCGAGGAGATGGAAACCTTCGGCAAGTTCACCCCTCTGCCATGGCTGGGTGACGGCACGGACGATGCCGGCCCGGATGCCTTTTTCTACCCAAAAACGGACTTCCAAAAACTCTGGGAAAGCCAGGGAAAAACCATCCATCAGCTGCGCTTCAAAAAGTAA
- a CDS encoding serine hydrolase domain-containing protein, whose protein sequence is MNASELEKSFQKNFTDRQELGASVSIWKDGEEVLSLAQGWCEREQERPWTQETLVPFYSTTKGLASATVLLLMHERGMTPEDLVCSVWPEFPVKKGTIGQLLSHQLGLAALDEKADVWDYDAVIAAIEKQQPNWQPGSAHGYHPRTFGFLLEELVRRMTGETLGDVWRKKIAEPLQLDAWIGLPESEFDRVARLYPGKQNKEDLESGFYRQLHTPDSLVKRAFSSPRGLHSVREMNEARAWQSGFPAMGGIGTARAVAKFYQAACGAIPFFPEAMMPWMQGMRSCGEDLILCTQTAFSCGFQLDPIDMVGRKVRHHYGLSRRAFGHPGAGGSQAFGDPDSGLSFCYLMNQMELSPLPGAKSLDMIRAMYL, encoded by the coding sequence GTGAACGCGAGCGAGCTGGAGAAAAGTTTTCAGAAGAATTTTACCGATCGGCAGGAATTGGGGGCTTCAGTCTCCATCTGGAAAGACGGAGAAGAGGTGCTGTCTTTGGCACAGGGATGGTGCGAACGCGAGCAGGAACGGCCGTGGACGCAAGAAACCTTGGTGCCTTTTTACTCCACGACCAAAGGGCTGGCATCGGCCACTGTGTTGCTGCTGATGCACGAGCGTGGGATGACGCCGGAAGATTTGGTCTGTTCGGTTTGGCCCGAGTTTCCCGTTAAGAAGGGCACGATCGGACAGCTACTGTCGCACCAGCTGGGACTGGCGGCACTGGATGAAAAAGCGGATGTCTGGGACTATGATGCGGTGATTGCCGCCATTGAAAAGCAGCAGCCGAACTGGCAGCCAGGCAGCGCTCATGGCTACCACCCCCGGACCTTCGGCTTCTTGTTGGAGGAACTGGTGCGGCGCATGACGGGGGAGACGCTGGGCGATGTTTGGCGGAAAAAAATTGCCGAGCCTCTCCAACTGGATGCCTGGATCGGTCTGCCGGAGAGCGAATTCGATCGCGTCGCCCGACTATACCCCGGCAAGCAGAACAAGGAGGATCTGGAGAGCGGCTTTTACCGTCAGCTGCACACGCCGGATTCGTTGGTGAAGCGGGCGTTCTCATCTCCGCGCGGATTGCACTCGGTGCGCGAGATGAATGAGGCGCGAGCCTGGCAATCGGGCTTCCCGGCGATGGGGGGCATTGGCACGGCGCGGGCGGTGGCGAAGTTCTACCAGGCGGCCTGCGGAGCGATTCCCTTTTTTCCCGAGGCAATGATGCCCTGGATGCAGGGCATGCGGAGCTGCGGGGAGGATTTGATTTTGTGCACACAAACGGCCTTTTCCTGTGGGTTCCAACTCGACCCGATCGATATGGTGGGGCGCAAAGTGCGTCACCACTACGGACTGTCCAGGCGGGCATTCGGTCATCCGGGGGCGGGTGGCAGTCAGGCCTTTGGCGATCCGGATTCCGGTCTGTCGTTCTGCTACCTGATGAACCAGATGGAGCTCAGTCCGCTGCCGGGTGCGAAAAGTTTGGACATGATCCGAGCGATGTATCTCTAA
- the lysA gene encoding diaminopimelate decarboxylase, protein MHSFHYQNASLHCEDVDLATLADAHGTPAYVYSANTIRDHYRRLDQALGDIDHGIEYAVKANSNLSVLKLLVEEGSGFDIVSGGELRRVIEAGGDAGKCTFAGVGKTREEIEYALREQIYCFNAESEEEVAFINTVAGEMGVKAPVAFRVNPNVDAKTHKYISTGKSENKFGVDFEVIEDAYARAAALPNITLRGLQMHIGSQLTSLQPFIEAVEKVAPLANKLKESYGIEFFSIGGGVGIVYDPALESGKPEWWSGQEEEHKPLTIEQYAAGVVPVLKKTGLKILVEPGRYIVGNAGVMLTRCLYEKKGSAKTFRIVDAGMNDLIRPALYEGHHDIVPLKEPGAETGVTAVDVVGPVCETGDFFCQNRELPNFAPGEAIALLSAGAYGFVMASNYNSRGLPVEILVDGSEAKVIRPRQTMDDILASEKAAL, encoded by the coding sequence ATGCATTCTTTCCACTATCAAAATGCCTCGCTGCACTGCGAGGATGTCGATCTCGCAACGCTGGCCGACGCCCACGGCACTCCAGCCTATGTCTACAGCGCGAACACCATCCGAGATCATTACCGTCGACTCGATCAGGCTCTGGGCGACATCGATCACGGCATTGAATACGCTGTGAAGGCGAACTCCAACCTCTCGGTGCTCAAGTTGCTCGTCGAGGAGGGAAGTGGCTTCGACATCGTTTCCGGTGGTGAGCTGCGCCGTGTGATTGAAGCCGGTGGCGATGCCGGAAAGTGCACCTTCGCCGGAGTCGGTAAGACCCGCGAGGAAATTGAATACGCCCTGCGCGAGCAGATCTACTGCTTCAATGCCGAGAGCGAAGAGGAAGTTGCTTTTATTAATACCGTTGCTGGTGAGATGGGTGTGAAAGCTCCTGTCGCCTTCCGCGTGAACCCGAATGTCGATGCCAAGACGCACAAGTACATCTCCACGGGGAAATCTGAGAACAAGTTCGGTGTCGATTTCGAAGTCATCGAAGACGCTTACGCTCGTGCCGCCGCACTGCCTAACATCACCCTGCGCGGATTGCAGATGCACATCGGCTCCCAGCTGACATCGCTGCAGCCATTCATTGAAGCGGTGGAAAAAGTGGCCCCATTGGCGAATAAGCTGAAGGAAAGCTACGGGATCGAATTTTTCTCCATCGGTGGAGGTGTAGGCATCGTTTATGATCCAGCTTTGGAATCAGGGAAACCCGAGTGGTGGTCCGGCCAGGAGGAGGAACACAAACCTCTCACAATCGAGCAGTATGCCGCGGGTGTGGTGCCTGTGTTGAAAAAGACCGGTCTGAAAATCTTGGTCGAACCCGGCCGTTACATCGTCGGCAATGCCGGTGTCATGCTGACCCGCTGCCTCTATGAGAAAAAAGGATCCGCCAAAACCTTCCGCATCGTCGATGCCGGCATGAACGATCTCATTCGTCCGGCACTCTATGAAGGTCACCACGACATCGTGCCGCTGAAAGAGCCGGGTGCCGAAACAGGTGTGACCGCGGTCGACGTGGTGGGCCCCGTCTGCGAGACCGGCGACTTTTTCTGCCAGAACCGCGAACTGCCGAACTTCGCTCCCGGAGAAGCCATCGCACTGCTCAGTGCCGGTGCCTACGGTTTTGTCATGGCGTCGAACTACAACTCACGCGGGCTGCCCGTGGAGATTTTGGTCGATGGATCCGAGGCGAAGGTGATTCGTCCGCGCCAGACCATGGACGATATCCTCGCCAGTGAGAAGGCAGCGCTCTAG
- the rpsM gene encoding 30S ribosomal protein S13 codes for MARIFGIEIPNEKRIEASLPYIYGVGRQTATRILEQAGVDPDVRTGKLTEEQLVKIAQVITSEGILIEGDLRREKQAAMKRLTSINCYRGIRHRVGLPVRGQRTSTNARTRKGKKRTVGVVK; via the coding sequence ATGGCACGTATATTCGGTATTGAAATCCCGAACGAGAAGCGCATTGAAGCTTCTCTTCCCTACATCTATGGCGTTGGTCGTCAGACCGCCACACGCATTCTCGAGCAAGCAGGAGTGGACCCAGACGTCCGCACCGGTAAGCTCACTGAAGAACAGCTTGTGAAAATCGCTCAAGTCATCACCTCCGAGGGTATCCTCATCGAAGGTGATCTTCGTCGTGAGAAGCAGGCCGCTATGAAGCGTCTGACTTCGATTAACTGCTACCGTGGCATCCGTCACCGCGTCGGTCTTCCCGTTCGTGGTCAACGCACCAGCACCAACGCCCGCACCCGTAAAGGTAAGAAGCGCACAGTGGGAGTAGTGAAGTAA
- the rpsK gene encoding 30S ribosomal protein S11: MSEEEIKDDAAETPAAEAPKEEATPVTEEAAAETPAATEEAVAEEAPKAPEKKRDIFAELIGEDEEAVRIHKAKKSKNVTSGIVHITATFNNTLVSVTDYSGNAIGWSSAGKMGFKGSRKSTAYAAQVVSQDACRQAMSHGFKEAEVRVKGPGSGRESAVRAVQGLGISITAIKDVTPIPHNGCRPKKARRV, encoded by the coding sequence ATGTCTGAAGAAGAAATCAAAGACGACGCAGCCGAAACACCAGCTGCCGAGGCTCCTAAAGAGGAAGCCACTCCTGTGACTGAAGAAGCTGCTGCTGAAACTCCAGCCGCTACTGAAGAAGCCGTTGCCGAGGAAGCACCTAAAGCTCCTGAGAAAAAGCGCGACATCTTCGCCGAACTCATCGGTGAAGACGAAGAAGCTGTTCGCATTCACAAAGCGAAGAAAAGCAAGAACGTCACCTCCGGTATCGTTCACATCACTGCTACTTTCAACAACACCCTGGTCAGCGTCACCGATTACTCTGGTAACGCCATCGGATGGTCAAGTGCTGGTAAAATGGGCTTCAAGGGATCTCGTAAGAGCACCGCTTATGCCGCCCAGGTTGTGTCTCAGGACGCATGCCGCCAAGCAATGAGCCACGGTTTCAAAGAAGCCGAAGTTCGTGTCAAAGGCCCAGGTTCCGGACGTGAGTCCGCTGTTCGTGCCGTGCAAGGTCTCGGAATCAGCATCACTGCCATCAAGGACGTGACTCCGATCCCCCACAACGGCTGCCGCCCTAAGAAAGCACGTCGCGTGTAA
- the rpsD gene encoding 30S ribosomal protein S4, producing the protein MARYTGPKDKISRRFGVALFGPSKALERRNFPPGQHGVRAGRRKKSDYAVALGEKQKLRFQYGVLEKQFRAYYAEASRRRGITGDLLLQILELRLDNVCYRLGLGNTRSAARQLVNHGHIQVNGKRVDIPSYQCKPGDVISVQDKASSQQLGLRYMDLTQAVPLKDWLELDRTKMEGTITRTPENDDMDAQVNVQLVVELYSR; encoded by the coding sequence ATGGCTCGTTACACTGGCCCAAAAGACAAAATCAGCCGCCGCTTCGGCGTCGCCCTCTTCGGACCTTCCAAAGCTCTCGAACGTCGTAACTTCCCTCCCGGTCAACACGGCGTTCGCGCTGGTCGCCGCAAGAAGTCCGACTACGCAGTCGCTCTCGGTGAGAAGCAGAAACTCCGTTTCCAATACGGCGTTCTCGAAAAGCAATTCCGCGCATACTACGCAGAAGCAAGCCGTCGCCGCGGTATTACCGGTGACCTTCTTCTCCAGATCTTGGAACTGCGTCTCGACAACGTTTGCTACCGCCTCGGCCTTGGCAACACCCGTTCCGCTGCTCGTCAGCTCGTGAACCACGGTCACATCCAAGTCAACGGCAAGCGCGTGGACATCCCTAGCTACCAGTGCAAACCTGGTGACGTGATCTCCGTGCAGGACAAAGCCAGCTCACAGCAGCTCGGCCTCCGTTACATGGACCTCACCCAAGCTGTGCCACTGAAAGACTGGCTCGAGCTTGACCGCACCAAGATGGAGGGCACCATTACCCGCACTCCTGAGAACGACGACATGGACGCCCAAGTCAACGTTCAGCTGGTGGTCGAACTTTACTCACGTTAA
- a CDS encoding ABC transporter ATP-binding protein, which yields MKTILRIFSYLGKYPKLASAQLVCAILMTLMLLAFPMMTGRVKREVIDNGEIGSLLPFMIVVVVAFFARDFFNFLRILINNTFEQKAVYDLRSQLYNKLQRLRLKWFDERRTGDIMTRVAEDVPQMERVLIDGIEQGLIAVLQILIVTIFLMTRSPILAISALAPIPLLIIGAWLYTRHAATRYRIVRKATGEMNAMLHDNIAGIRQIKSYAAEDEEHKSFNETSGRVRDANLTVMKAWALYSPSMSFFNSIGYTLVLGVGAWEIHNGRMGSDVLLEFFTIIWALYDPITRLHQLNQMTQSSRAAAERVFTILDEDDEVHATDGNPLPQPLRGHVKITDLNFSYSDERTLHGVSLEAKPGQTIALVGSTGAGKSTIVNLLCRFYEYDEGSITIDGVELNQTNKASLRSAIGYVTQDPFLFNGPVRENLYLAQRDASDEAMWQALAAANADGFVRALPEGLDTVVGERGVKLSGGERQRLSIARALLKNPPILLLDEATASVDSQTELLIQQALDRLMENRTAFVIAHRLSTIRNADVIHVLDKGRVIESGTHHELLALGGKYAELSKQAFLAE from the coding sequence ATGAAGACTATCCTGCGTATTTTCTCTTATCTCGGCAAGTATCCGAAGCTCGCATCCGCGCAGTTGGTCTGTGCCATTTTGATGACTCTCATGCTCCTGGCATTCCCAATGATGACGGGTCGAGTCAAACGTGAGGTCATCGACAATGGAGAAATCGGATCCCTGCTCCCCTTCATGATCGTGGTGGTGGTGGCATTTTTCGCCCGTGATTTTTTCAACTTCCTACGCATCCTAATCAACAACACCTTCGAGCAAAAAGCGGTCTATGATCTGCGATCCCAACTCTACAATAAACTGCAACGTCTGCGGCTAAAGTGGTTCGATGAACGCCGCACTGGGGATATCATGACTCGAGTGGCCGAGGATGTGCCACAGATGGAGCGAGTGCTGATCGATGGGATCGAACAGGGACTGATCGCCGTGTTACAAATTCTCATCGTGACGATCTTCCTGATGACGCGGTCGCCTATCTTGGCCATTTCCGCCCTGGCTCCCATCCCCCTGTTAATCATCGGGGCCTGGCTTTACACCCGGCATGCAGCCACGCGCTATCGCATCGTTCGCAAGGCCACGGGGGAAATGAATGCCATGCTGCATGACAACATCGCCGGCATCCGCCAGATCAAATCCTACGCGGCTGAGGACGAGGAGCACAAGAGCTTCAACGAAACCTCCGGTCGTGTGCGCGATGCTAACCTCACCGTCATGAAAGCCTGGGCGCTTTACTCCCCCAGCATGAGCTTCTTCAACTCCATCGGCTACACCTTGGTGCTGGGTGTGGGAGCTTGGGAAATCCACAACGGACGCATGGGCTCTGATGTGTTGCTGGAGTTCTTCACCATCATCTGGGCGCTGTATGATCCGATCACCCGACTGCACCAGCTGAACCAGATGACCCAATCATCACGAGCCGCCGCCGAGCGGGTGTTCACCATTTTGGACGAAGACGACGAAGTGCACGCTACCGATGGCAACCCGCTGCCCCAACCGCTGCGTGGACACGTCAAAATCACCGACCTCAACTTTTCTTACAGTGACGAACGCACTCTCCATGGTGTATCGTTGGAAGCCAAGCCGGGGCAGACAATTGCCCTGGTGGGTTCCACCGGCGCGGGGAAATCCACCATCGTCAACTTGCTTTGCCGCTTTTACGAATACGATGAAGGCTCGATCACAATTGATGGCGTGGAGCTGAACCAGACCAACAAAGCCTCCTTGCGCTCGGCCATTGGCTACGTCACCCAGGATCCGTTTTTATTCAATGGCCCGGTGCGGGAAAACCTCTACCTCGCCCAGCGCGATGCCAGCGACGAGGCGATGTGGCAGGCACTGGCCGCCGCGAATGCCGATGGCTTTGTGCGCGCACTTCCGGAAGGATTGGACACCGTGGTGGGTGAGCGCGGGGTGAAACTCTCCGGAGGTGAGAGACAGCGCTTATCGATTGCTCGCGCCTTGCTGAAGAACCCGCCCATCCTGCTGCTCGACGAAGCTACTGCCTCGGTTGACAGCCAAACCGAGCTCCTCATCCAACAGGCACTGGATCGTCTGATGGAAAACCGCACCGCCTTCGTCATTGCCCACCGCCTTTCCACCATCCGCAATGCCGATGTGATTCACGTCTTGGACAAGGGTCGCGTCATCGAAAGTGGCACGCACCACGAACTGCTGGCGCTGGGTGGCAAATACGCCGAACTCTCCAAGCAGGCATTTCTCGCGGAATAA
- the dnaG gene encoding DNA primase translates to MQIGTYKSSVGRIPDETIELVLASTDIVDLVSSYLPLKRAGSAFKANCPFHNEKTPSFTVNPARQSYHCFGCGAGGSAIGFVMEYENLPFPDAVKKLATRAGVVIQEEAHDPQADQRRRRKSRLLELHNGTAKFMHEQLMSSPEAQHARDYLKSRGYGRGMAERWLVGWMPNNPNTYLDWARSSKFTGRELCDSGIAMKKDAGGLYVRFRDRLMFPIHNDYGDIIAFSGRQLREDPRSGKYINSPETPLFKKSKVFFALDKARRSMTKDKFALLCEGQIDVIACHEAGITSAIATLGTACTPDHARLLKRYTSDVVLCFDSDNAGFKAADKAFAIMSAEGMNLRMVAMPEGEDPDSLMKSQGTETFRNLVDHSRDYFEVKLEHEISKRDLTSVRERAALANELAVLVAHVDDKMTKDALINQVSTRLEIGVEELRSGVVRAEKQKGKTQFYETRQQARDAQEQDNLPKALPTPINGSVSYLCHLALTSQEAQDWLGEQLESLSDPLASLPGGSILRHILSRSPDPTKPAAVQTFIGSMREEDQLALRGTLAQDAPANPVRAAEETTAMLVSTHFQNKEAAIRARLREPNLAAEEMIRLMNEAKDLQEILKNLQQRFIR, encoded by the coding sequence TTGCAGATTGGAACTTACAAGTCCTCTGTGGGTCGTATTCCTGACGAAACTATCGAGCTCGTTCTCGCCAGCACGGACATCGTGGATCTGGTGAGTTCCTATCTGCCCTTGAAACGGGCCGGCTCCGCGTTCAAAGCGAACTGCCCCTTCCACAACGAGAAGACGCCCTCGTTCACGGTGAACCCCGCTCGGCAATCCTACCATTGTTTTGGCTGTGGTGCGGGAGGCAGCGCCATTGGCTTTGTCATGGAATACGAAAACCTGCCCTTCCCGGACGCGGTTAAAAAACTCGCCACTCGCGCTGGCGTGGTGATTCAAGAAGAGGCCCACGACCCCCAAGCCGATCAACGACGGCGGAGAAAATCCAGGCTGCTGGAGCTGCACAATGGCACCGCCAAGTTCATGCACGAGCAGCTGATGAGTTCGCCAGAGGCCCAGCATGCCCGCGACTACCTAAAATCACGCGGTTACGGCCGCGGCATGGCCGAGCGCTGGCTGGTGGGCTGGATGCCTAACAACCCCAATACCTATCTCGACTGGGCCAGGTCCAGTAAATTCACCGGTCGCGAACTCTGCGATAGCGGTATTGCGATGAAAAAAGATGCCGGAGGGCTCTACGTTCGCTTCCGTGACCGACTGATGTTTCCCATCCACAACGACTACGGCGACATCATCGCCTTTAGTGGTCGGCAGCTGCGCGAAGATCCACGCAGCGGCAAATACATCAACTCTCCGGAGACGCCGCTGTTTAAAAAATCCAAGGTCTTCTTCGCGCTCGACAAAGCCCGGCGCAGCATGACCAAGGACAAATTCGCCCTGCTGTGCGAAGGACAGATCGATGTCATCGCCTGCCACGAAGCTGGCATCACCAGCGCCATCGCCACCCTGGGAACCGCCTGCACCCCGGACCACGCCCGCTTGTTAAAACGCTACACCTCCGATGTGGTGCTCTGTTTTGATTCTGACAACGCCGGATTCAAAGCTGCCGACAAGGCCTTCGCCATCATGTCCGCCGAGGGCATGAACCTGCGCATGGTCGCCATGCCCGAAGGCGAGGACCCGGACTCGCTGATGAAAAGCCAGGGAACCGAAACCTTCCGCAACTTGGTGGATCACTCGCGCGATTATTTCGAAGTCAAACTGGAGCATGAAATCTCCAAACGCGACCTCACCTCGGTCAGGGAGCGCGCGGCGCTCGCCAATGAACTGGCGGTGCTGGTGGCACACGTCGACGACAAGATGACCAAGGACGCGTTGATCAACCAGGTGTCGACTCGCTTGGAGATCGGCGTGGAAGAGCTTCGCAGCGGCGTAGTGCGGGCCGAAAAGCAGAAGGGAAAAACCCAGTTCTATGAAACCCGGCAACAGGCACGGGATGCTCAGGAACAAGACAACCTGCCGAAGGCGCTGCCCACACCGATCAACGGATCTGTTTCCTACCTCTGCCACCTCGCCCTCACCTCACAGGAGGCGCAGGACTGGCTGGGTGAGCAGCTGGAATCGCTCAGTGACCCACTAGCCTCGCTGCCCGGGGGATCGATTCTGCGCCACATCTTAAGTCGCAGTCCAGACCCCACCAAGCCGGCCGCAGTGCAAACCTTCATCGGCTCGATGCGTGAGGAGGACCAACTGGCACTGCGCGGCACCCTTGCCCAAGATGCCCCAGCCAACCCCGTGCGTGCCGCGGAAGAAACCACGGCCATGCTGGTGAGCACCCATTTCCAGAATAAGGAAGCAGCCATCCGCGCTCGCCTGCGCGAACCCAATCTCGCGGCGGAGGAAATGATCCGCCTGATGAACGAGGCTAAGGACCTTCAAGAGATCCTGAAAAACTTACAGCAGAGGTTTATCCGCTAA
- a CDS encoding chorismate-binding protein, producing the protein MAFIKAGDGPYVVGLGPFTSHAAAPDAGTAFYCNDFTLSDPEPWKVPTETREVESLEEIGLAPVSSSVTWQDLDPEGFAAIFAEINEMIGRGVIEKSVPVATEHGTLESGHGCSLMGNLTPLGAPFYSYGWSDGERGFCGGTPELLFELDGRQLSTMALAGTAKADEREVFAVDGKEIREHEFVAQTLVAKLSDIGSVTRAERSIMDLGQLVHFHTSIEVELFALRGVDELIRRLHPTPALGPLPRTEQTLQMLADWRQRMQCPEQFGAPFGLLKDGTFRSVVAIRGLHWQGAEVAIPSGCGVIEASRLVNEWRELRLKREAVKAALGL; encoded by the coding sequence GTGGCATTTATAAAAGCGGGCGATGGTCCCTATGTGGTGGGCCTGGGTCCTTTTACCAGCCATGCGGCTGCGCCAGACGCAGGCACCGCATTTTACTGCAACGACTTCACTCTGTCGGATCCGGAACCGTGGAAAGTGCCGACCGAAACCCGCGAGGTCGAATCGCTCGAGGAAATCGGCTTGGCGCCAGTATCTTCATCGGTGACCTGGCAGGATTTGGACCCCGAAGGATTTGCCGCCATCTTTGCCGAAATCAACGAGATGATTGGTCGCGGTGTGATTGAAAAATCGGTCCCGGTGGCCACTGAACACGGCACTCTGGAGTCGGGGCACGGATGTTCGCTGATGGGGAACCTGACACCGCTCGGAGCACCATTTTACAGCTACGGCTGGAGCGATGGTGAACGTGGTTTTTGTGGGGGGACACCCGAATTGCTTTTCGAACTCGACGGCCGACAACTCAGCACCATGGCCTTGGCCGGGACAGCGAAGGCCGATGAGCGCGAGGTCTTTGCCGTGGATGGTAAGGAAATCCGCGAACACGAATTTGTCGCCCAAACTTTGGTGGCGAAGCTTTCCGATATCGGAAGCGTCACACGGGCCGAGCGCTCGATCATGGACCTCGGCCAGCTGGTGCATTTCCACACTTCGATCGAAGTCGAGCTGTTCGCCCTGCGCGGTGTCGACGAGCTTATCCGGCGCCTGCACCCCACGCCCGCGTTGGGACCTCTGCCTCGGACCGAGCAAACCTTGCAGATGCTGGCCGACTGGCGCCAACGGATGCAGTGCCCGGAACAATTCGGAGCCCCCTTCGGTCTACTCAAAGACGGCACGTTCCGTTCTGTCGTGGCAATTCGCGGCCTACATTGGCAAGGAGCAGAGGTGGCGATTCCATCTGGCTGCGGCGTCATCGAGGCCTCGCGGCTAGTCAACGAGTGGCGCGAGCTACGGCTCAAACGCGAAGCGGTTAAAGCGGCGCTAGGCTTGTAA